One part of the Rutidosis leptorrhynchoides isolate AG116_Rl617_1_P2 chromosome 1, CSIRO_AGI_Rlap_v1, whole genome shotgun sequence genome encodes these proteins:
- the LOC139868935 gene encoding uncharacterized protein — MKNKAEEKSVNNHKEGPTQCAEEVACRLEKTSKSSQNIKASDVSFCQGCYPNAKGNWKASSRIMKLRNATKYKAHTNEEGCRRYKNCGSRPDQKKRASNSRSQRTEAASDDSINNVEILSINVRGFGVVGKYGWVKGICYGERPDIAVFQETKFRFLEDSWVQNLWRCNQFGYVQKEACGNSGGMPIIWDSSCFTVSSAVGNRFFIAIRGVWYGSGKESLIVNVYGPHNDIDKKELWSSLDNLLYGHDSPVVLCGDFNEVRVISDRLNCKFNQARATRFNEFIDRNRLIEIPINGKRFTRISDDGLKFSKLDRFLVNEKFINIWDDLSIVPLDRRESDHCPQILRHKLIDYSPKPFKIFDEWLNRDGVDRIIVEAWNKEVRCSRKDCVFRDKLKNAKSGLKAWGKTKFGNIDGEINDLKGEDPGIVMGAILKHFRDIFSNKVAVRPTLAGGFWPVGPDLGRISVADAEGLELPFFEKEIWDAICYCGSSKTPGPDGFNIGFYKKFWSVIKDELVEAYTRFGRMV, encoded by the exons ATGAAAAATAAAGCAGAAGAAAAGTCTGTCAATAATCATAAGGAGGGCCCAACTCAGTGTGCTGAAGAGGTAGCGTGTAGATTAGAAAAAACATCCAAATCCAGCCAGAACATAAAAGCGTCGGACGTCTCCTTCTGTCAGGGTTGCTATCCGAATGCAAAGGGGAACTGGAAGGCATCGTCTAGAATCATGAAGCTCAGAAATGCAACAAAATATAAAGCTCATACGAATGAGGAAGGGTGCCGAAGGTACAAAAATTGTGGATCCAGACCTGATCAAAAGAAACGGGCATCTAATTCGAGGTCTCAGAGGACTGAGGCAGCAAGTGATGACTCAATCAACAACGTGGAA ATCTTATCGATTAATGTTCGCGGGTTTGGGGTTGTGGGAAAATATGGGTGGGTAAAGGGTATTTGTTATGGTGAAAGACCTGATATCGCGGTATTTCAAGAAACCAAGTTTAGATTTTTAGAAGATAGTTGGGTGCAAAACTTATGGAGGTGTAATCAATTCGGGTATGTGCAAAAAGAGGCATGTGGAAACTCAGGGGGTATGCCAATAATATGGGATAGTTCTTGTTTTACGGTTAGTAGTGCGGTTGGAAACAGGTTCTTTATTGCAATCCGTGGGGTGTGGTATGGGTCGGGAAAGGAGTCTTTGATTGTTAACGTTTACGGGCCACATAATGATATTGATAAAAAGGAGTTATGGAGCTCATTAGATAATCTTTTGTATGGTCATGATTCTCCGGTTGTGCTATGTGGTGACTTTAACGAGGTTAGGGTAATTTCGGATCGTTTGAATTGCAAATTTAATCAAGCACGTGCTACTCGCTTCAACGAATTCATTGATAGAAACCGTTTGATTGAGATTCCTATTAATGGGAAAAGATTTACGCGCATTAGTGATGACGGGTTAAAATTCAGTAAATTGGACCGTTTCCTTGTAAATGAGAAGTTCATTAACATTTGGGACGATCTCTCGATTGTGCCATTAGATAGAAGGGAATCCGACCACTGTCCCCAGATCTTAAGGCACAAGCTTATTGACTACAGCCCGAAACCCTTCAAGATATTTGATGAGTGGCTTAACAGGGATGGTGTGGACCGGATAATTGTTGAGGCATGGAACAAGGAGGTTCGTTGTTCAAGAAAGGATTGTGTGTTTAGGGATAAACTCAAGAACGCCAAAAGTGGTTTGAAGGCTTGGGGGAAAACGAAATTTGGTAATATTGATGgtgaaattaatgatttaaaaggcGAG GACCCGGGTATCGTGATGGGAGCTATTTTAAAGCACTTCAGGGACATTTTCAGCAACAAAGTTGCTGTCCGGCCCACGCTGGCAGGTGGTTTCTGGCCTGTTGGGCCTGACTTGGGCCGTATCTCGGTAGCTGATGCAGAGGGGCTGGAATTACCCTTCTTTGAAAAGGAAATTTGGGATGCGATATGTTACTGTGGTAGCTCAAAGACTCCCGGACCGGACGGTTTCAATATTGGTTTCTACAAAAAGTTTTGGAGTGTTATAAAGGATGAGCTTGTGGAAGCATACACGCGTTTTGGGAGAATGGTGTAA